The segment CGGTTGCTTCGTCGGCTCTTCAATTGTCTTTTCTTGGGATGGCAGCAGCGAATTTAATCGCTGTTCGACGGGGTCTTCATCGTCGCGATCGAAATCGAAACCGTGCGAGTCGCCCTGGTTGGAGTAAATCCAGGCGACTTCGTCCACGGTTAGATCGCGGACCGGATTATCGGGGTGGACGATGATTTCTAGCTTGTCGACTGCGACGACGACAGGCCAGGAATGAAAGCCTTGCGTTGGATCGGGCACGTCGCTAAGCCCGCCGGATGACTGATAGAGAACGGCGAATTCGATTCCATATCCGGCCCCCGTGCGTGCAATGATAGTTGCCTCTTCTGTTGCTTCGACTTCTACCTTCGCGGCAGGATGGCTCGCCTGAAACTCATTCGCCCAGCGGCGCATCAGCCGCTCGGTCGTCAAAGAGCAACTTACCAGAATGAAATTTGGGTCCTCGTCGATGGGCGTATATTCGTAGACAGGTCCGTTGCAAGGACTGTCGGCCGTCGGCGTTTGCTGCTCGGCGGACGAGTCGGTTGGGGCTGTTTCCGGTTTGGCCGCGGTGCATGCAGGCAACAACGCCACGCAGACAAACAAGATCAACGTACGCATGGGACGACTCCAAGTCAGTCAGTGGAGAACGCGACTGCGATTGATCTTAGCTGCGATTGCGGTGTTTGAGGAGAAAAATGTGCGGCGGCAACGGTCGAGCGTCCCGCGAACCAAGCTTTTTCATTGACTTTTTCGGCCAGCCATAGATCATGCTATAGTAATCGCCAGATTTAGCAGGCTTCCGAAGATGACTTTAGATATTCCTAGCCAATACGAAACAATCTTGCAGAACGCGGTTGCAAGCGGCGCGTTCGCCAGCCAGGAAGATGCGCTGAAGCATGCGCTAGAGTTGTTGGCGGTCGAACAGCAAGCACCGGCCCAGTCTGGCTCTGCGGACCGAGCTGCTCGGTTTCGTGCATGGGCCGAGGGTCATTCTCCGGCGAATCACTTCGTCGACGATAGTCGCGAATCGATCTACTAACGAGGATCCCGCTCGGTGCGTATTCTCGTCGACACGAGCATTCTGGTCCGCACGTCCCAGCCTGACGCGGTTCATTTCGCATCCGCTGTCGATGCGGTCATGCGGTTGTTTCAGTCGGATTCCGAGCCGTGCATCGTTCCGCAAGTCGTTTACGAGTACTGGGTCGTTGCGACACGGCCTGCTGCTCAAAACGGATTGAATTTGTCAGTGGAGGAAACCACTCGAGAGCTTGATCGGCTGTCGGAATTCTTTCACCTCTTGCGTGACGAACGTGCCATTTTTGAGCAATGGCAACAGTTGGTCGAACGATATCAAGTACAGGGAAAGAACGCGCACGATGCTCGGTTGGTCGCGGCGATGCTACGACATGGCGTCAAGCATCTCTTGACCTTAAATCCGAAGGACTTTCAGCGTTATTCGGAAATCGTCGTCTATTCGCCCGATACGCTTCCGGCCGACCTGGCGAATCTATAGAGTCTACGCCGTCGCTTCCGCCTTCGTCTTTTCCACCTTCAGAATCCGCTCGGTCGTCACGTGGAACTGCGGCTCTTCCGCGTGATTCACCGTGACGATCGTGTGAGCCCGGTCGAGCATTTGGCGGCACTCGGGGCTCAGATGGGTCAGGACCAAGCGTTTGCCGAGTTGCTCGTACTTTTCGGTCAGGCCGGTGATCGCTTCCATGCCCGACTGGTCGTAGACGCGGGTGTAGTAGAAGTCGATCACGACGTCGTCCGGATCTTTCTCGGGATCGAACAGCTTTTTGAAGCTCGTTACCGAAGCGAAGAAGAGTGGTCCGTGCAGTTGATAGACCTTGGCGCCCAGTTCGTTGATCTTGATGTCGGCGCCGATGTTTTGCGAATGGCGCCACGCGAAGACGAGCGCCGACACGATCACACCCAGGATCACCGCAGTCGCCAGGTCGTGCATCACGGCGGTGTAGCCTGCGACGACCAGCATCACGAAGTAGTCGCTGGCCGGCACTTTGCCGAACATCCGGAGCGACGCCCACTCGAACGTCCCGATCACCACCATGAACATCACGCCCACCAGCGCCGCCATGGGGATCATCTCAATCCACGGGGCGAGAAACAGCACAAACGCCAACAGGCAAACAGCGGCAGTGATGCCCGACAAGCGTCCGCGACCGCCGGAGTTCACGTTGATGAGCGACTGACCGATCATCGCGCAGCCCCCCATGCCGCCGAAGAGGCCGCAGACGACGTTGGCGATCCCCTGCCCTACGCACTCGCGATTGCCGCTTCCTTGCGTCTCGGTGATTTCGTCGACCAGGGTGAGCGTCATCAGCGACTCGATCAAACCGACCGCGGCCAGCACGACCGAATACGGAAAGATGATCAACAGCGTTTCCCAGGTGAGCGGCGGCAGGATGTAATCGAGGAAGAAAAGTCGCGGCAGCCCGCCGGAGATGCCGGTCGTCTCCGGAGTCACGCTTCCCATCGCTGCAGCGACTTCTGGGGTAAGCTCCGCATCGGGCGCAGCGGAACTGCCATGGCCATCGGTCGCGACATCACCGCGAGCGACGTCGGCCGCTTTTGATTTGGCGTTGGTCAGCAGCATGTCGCCGACCGTCATCACCACATGATCTTGGTTCGGCGCGGCGAGCGATTTGTCGAGGGTTTGATTCAACACGACCGAGGTGATCGTAAGCACCAATAGTGCGGCGAGCGACGACGGAATCGCGCGGGTGAACTTCGGCAGCAGCCAGATGATCGCCATCGTCACGGCGGTCAGCGACAACATGATCCAGAGCGGCGGCCCGCTGAGGTAAGTCAGCACGCCGGAGTCGCTGATCGTTTGAAAGCTGCCGAACTGGGCCATACCGATCACAATCGCCAGGCCGTTCACAAACCCGAGCATCACCGAGTGGGGAACCATCCGGATCAGCACGCCCAAGCGAGTCAGGCCAAAGGTAATCTGCAGCAGCCCGCACAGGATGACGGCGGGAAACATGTACTCGATGCCATGTCCGGCGACGAGCCCCACGACGATCACC is part of the Blastopirellula sediminis genome and harbors:
- a CDS encoding type II toxin-antitoxin system VapC family toxin, with product MRILVDTSILVRTSQPDAVHFASAVDAVMRLFQSDSEPCIVPQVVYEYWVVATRPAAQNGLNLSVEETTRELDRLSEFFHLLRDERAIFEQWQQLVERYQVQGKNAHDARLVAAMLRHGVKHLLTLNPKDFQRYSEIVVYSPDTLPADLANL
- a CDS encoding SulP family inorganic anion transporter gives rise to the protein MLHFFQSQQQNFKNDLLSGLTVALALVPEAVAFAFVAGVSPVIGLYSAFFLGLLTAIFGGRPGMISGATGAMAVIVVGLVAGHGIEYMFPAVILCGLLQITFGLTRLGVLIRMVPHSVMLGFVNGLAIVIGMAQFGSFQTISDSGVLTYLSGPPLWIMLSLTAVTMAIIWLLPKFTRAIPSSLAALLVLTITSVVLNQTLDKSLAAPNQDHVVMTVGDMLLTNAKSKAADVARGDVATDGHGSSAAPDAELTPEVAAAMGSVTPETTGISGGLPRLFFLDYILPPLTWETLLIIFPYSVVLAAVGLIESLMTLTLVDEITETQGSGNRECVGQGIANVVCGLFGGMGGCAMIGQSLINVNSGGRGRLSGITAAVCLLAFVLFLAPWIEMIPMAALVGVMFMVVIGTFEWASLRMFGKVPASDYFVMLVVAGYTAVMHDLATAVILGVIVSALVFAWRHSQNIGADIKINELGAKVYQLHGPLFFASVTSFKKLFDPEKDPDDVVIDFYYTRVYDQSGMEAITGLTEKYEQLGKRLVLTHLSPECRQMLDRAHTIVTVNHAEEPQFHVTTERILKVEKTKAEATA